The Leifsonia sp. 1010 genome has a segment encoding these proteins:
- a CDS encoding RNA degradosome polyphosphate kinase — translation MDERTTLENGLLDTGLGGSLGSDFDDDFAPFIYEPDPTLPDDRYLDRELSWLAFNQRVLELAEDPLLPVLERANFLAIFASNLDEFFMVRVAGLKRRIATGLAVPTNVGRAPQDVLADISEKAHELQLRHARAYHDLVLPALRDAGITVVTYDQLDDADKVQLREIFSQQIFPVLMPLAVDPAHPFPYISGLSLNLAVRVRNSRTGKEQFARLKVPQMLPRFVRIDQRETVGQVRFITLEELIANHLGDLFPGMEILDHHVFRVTRNEDVEIDEDETENLIQALERELLRRRFGPPIRLEVTDDVDPVTLGLLVRELDVTEQEVYRLPAPLDLGGLFDLAKIDRPDLHYPNHVPTTPAQLMPSEPNAKPDIFAAIARQDVLVHHPYESFATSVQAFLEQAAADPHVLAIKQTLYRTSGDSPIVEALIDAAEAGKQVLALVEIKARFDEQNNISWARKLEKAGVHVVYGLVGLKTHCKLALVIREEKGVLKSYSHIGTGNYNPKTSRIYEDLGLFTDDDQVGKDLTRLFNELSGYAIEKKFKRLLVAPLHLRKGLLKRIETERVNAEAGRPSGIRIKLNSIVDEAIIDALYRASQAGVPVDLWVRGICGVVPGREGLSENIRVRSVLGRYLEHSRVFSFVNGGDPQVFIGSADMMHRNLDRRVEALVRLTDPEHLRELSDLFDLAFDERTATWKLDQDGVWTRHHLDENGKPLVDLQNKLIQQYSHRPRSTRTGTRR, via the coding sequence ATGGACGAGCGCACGACTCTGGAGAACGGCCTTCTCGACACGGGGCTGGGCGGCAGCCTGGGCAGCGACTTCGACGACGACTTCGCTCCCTTCATCTATGAGCCCGACCCGACGCTGCCGGACGACCGCTACCTCGACCGCGAGCTGAGCTGGCTCGCCTTCAACCAGCGCGTGCTGGAGCTGGCGGAGGATCCGCTGCTGCCGGTGCTCGAACGGGCGAACTTCCTCGCCATCTTCGCGAGCAACCTCGACGAGTTCTTCATGGTGCGCGTCGCGGGGCTGAAGCGCCGCATCGCGACCGGTCTCGCGGTGCCGACGAACGTCGGCCGCGCCCCGCAGGACGTGCTCGCCGACATCTCCGAGAAGGCGCACGAGCTGCAGCTGCGCCATGCGCGGGCGTACCACGACCTCGTCCTCCCCGCCCTGCGCGATGCGGGCATCACCGTCGTGACCTACGACCAGCTCGACGACGCCGACAAGGTGCAGCTGCGCGAGATCTTCTCGCAGCAGATCTTCCCGGTGCTGATGCCGCTCGCCGTCGACCCGGCGCACCCGTTCCCCTACATCTCGGGGCTCTCGCTCAACCTCGCCGTTCGCGTCCGCAACTCGCGCACGGGCAAGGAGCAGTTCGCCCGCCTGAAGGTGCCGCAGATGCTGCCGCGGTTCGTCCGCATCGACCAGCGCGAGACCGTCGGCCAGGTGCGCTTCATCACCCTCGAGGAGCTCATCGCCAACCACCTCGGCGACCTCTTCCCCGGCATGGAGATCCTCGACCACCATGTCTTCCGGGTCACCCGCAACGAAGACGTCGAGATCGACGAGGACGAGACGGAGAACCTCATCCAGGCGCTCGAGCGCGAGCTGCTGCGTCGACGCTTCGGTCCGCCGATCCGGCTGGAGGTGACCGACGATGTCGACCCGGTCACTCTCGGTCTACTGGTGCGCGAGCTCGATGTGACCGAGCAGGAGGTGTACCGCCTCCCGGCTCCTCTCGACCTCGGAGGCCTCTTCGACCTCGCCAAGATCGACCGCCCCGACCTCCACTACCCGAACCACGTGCCGACGACTCCCGCACAGCTGATGCCGAGCGAGCCGAACGCCAAGCCCGACATCTTCGCGGCGATCGCCCGGCAGGATGTGCTGGTCCACCACCCGTACGAGTCGTTCGCGACCAGCGTCCAGGCCTTCCTGGAGCAGGCGGCCGCCGACCCGCATGTCCTCGCGATCAAGCAGACGCTGTACCGCACCTCCGGCGACAGCCCGATCGTCGAGGCCCTCATCGACGCGGCCGAGGCCGGCAAGCAGGTGCTCGCCCTGGTCGAGATCAAGGCCCGCTTCGACGAGCAGAACAACATCTCCTGGGCGCGGAAGCTCGAGAAGGCCGGCGTCCACGTCGTCTACGGGCTGGTCGGCCTCAAGACGCACTGCAAGCTCGCCCTCGTCATCCGCGAAGAGAAAGGCGTGCTCAAGAGCTACAGCCACATCGGGACGGGCAACTACAACCCGAAGACGTCCCGCATCTACGAAGACCTGGGGCTCTTCACCGACGACGACCAGGTCGGCAAAGACCTGACGCGCCTGTTCAACGAGCTCTCGGGCTACGCGATCGAGAAGAAGTTCAAGCGGCTGCTCGTCGCCCCGCTGCACCTGCGGAAGGGGCTGCTGAAGCGCATCGAGACGGAGCGCGTCAACGCTGAGGCCGGTCGGCCTTCCGGCATCCGGATCAAGCTGAACTCGATCGTCGACGAGGCCATCATCGACGCGCTCTACCGCGCCAGTCAGGCCGGGGTCCCGGTCGATCTCTGGGTCCGCGGCATCTGCGGGGTCGTGCCGGGCCGCGAGGGACTGTCGGAGAACATCCGCGTGCGCTCCGTCCTCGGCCGGTACCTCGAGCACTCCCGCGTCTTCTCGTTCGTCAACGGCGGCGATCCGCAGGTGTTCATCGGCAGCGCCGACATGATGCACCGCAATCTCGACCGCCGGGTCGAGGCGCTCGTGCGCCTCACCGACCCCGAGCACCTGCGCGAGCTGAGCGACCTCTTCGACCTCGCCTTCGACGAGCGCACCGCCACCTGGAAGCTCGACCAGGACGGCGTGTGGACGCGGCACCACCTCGACGAGAACGGCAAGCCGCTGGTCGACCTGCAGAACAAGCTCATCCAGCAGTACAGCCATCGCCCGCGCAGCACCCGTACGGGAACGAGGCGGTGA
- a CDS encoding NUDIX domain-containing protein: protein MSPAIYAAGALCWRVVDDRIVVLVVHRTKYGDVTIPKGKVDPGETLPQTAVREIEEETGLKIGLGVPLGVSTYPLSSGREKIVHYWAAEVSEKAILRSTFVPNSEIAAIEWVTIKKARGYLTYERDVEILDAFDALVHQGITSTFALIALRHGKAAPRERWDGSDASRPLTERGVKQAAADVATLQTWRPKRIVTSDAVRCVTTVAPLAAATGIKPHRDHGISQDAYEEGRGDVRGVIGKRVRSRKTAVLCSHGPVLPEIMREIALATGTMPGAYLDDAADLDTGGFSVVHLSATNPASGIVSIETYAPVEG, encoded by the coding sequence GTGAGCCCGGCCATCTACGCCGCGGGCGCCCTCTGCTGGCGCGTCGTGGACGATCGGATCGTCGTGCTCGTCGTGCACCGCACCAAGTACGGCGACGTGACGATCCCCAAGGGCAAAGTCGACCCCGGCGAGACGCTGCCCCAGACGGCCGTGCGCGAGATCGAGGAGGAGACCGGGCTGAAGATCGGCCTGGGCGTCCCGCTCGGCGTCTCGACCTATCCCCTCAGCAGCGGCCGCGAGAAGATCGTGCACTACTGGGCGGCTGAAGTGTCCGAGAAGGCCATCCTGCGCTCGACCTTCGTGCCGAACAGCGAGATCGCCGCCATCGAGTGGGTGACGATCAAGAAGGCGCGCGGCTACCTCACCTACGAGCGCGATGTGGAGATCCTCGACGCGTTCGACGCGCTCGTGCACCAGGGCATCACGTCCACGTTCGCGCTCATCGCGCTGCGGCACGGCAAGGCGGCACCGCGCGAACGCTGGGACGGCTCCGACGCCTCGCGGCCGCTCACGGAACGCGGTGTCAAACAGGCCGCAGCCGACGTGGCGACCCTGCAGACCTGGCGTCCGAAACGGATCGTCACCAGCGACGCCGTGCGCTGCGTCACCACGGTCGCCCCGCTCGCGGCCGCGACCGGCATCAAGCCCCACCGCGACCACGGCATCAGCCAGGACGCCTACGAGGAGGGCCGCGGCGATGTGCGGGGCGTCATCGGCAAGCGCGTGCGTTCCCGCAAGACCGCCGTGCTCTGCAGTCACGGCCCCGTGCTTCCGGAGATCATGCGCGAGATCGCGCTGGCGACCGGGACGATGCCGGGCGCCTATCTCGACGATGCCGCCGATCTCGACACCGGCGGCTTCTCGGTCGTGCACCTGTCGGCGACGAATCCCGCGTCCGGAATCGTCTCGATCGAGACATATGCGCCGGTGGAGGGTTAG
- a CDS encoding L,D-transpeptidase, with the protein MTNRRILPALLCSAALLASLSACAPGDAKPTHSASPRPTASTEAGPALPPGLSPSELRALPTASFDAVIPGLIAAPEKAEIRTAFRLAFDTAAYGADFRTPVALIPANNFLGEPTVVVRVKTRGDWSLILTPARKQLPSKATADDPAPAQSAAWVPTRLLRVSATLTKRVVISTEEQTLSILDGAGRTLQEFPVGVGTDSTPTPTGTGYLQARYLDPAQGQEEHRIQLTSLHATAADEPYDGSDGGLIGIHYQSTASGAVSHGCVRLSAEAIAAVDALPLGTPVQITG; encoded by the coding sequence ATGACGAACCGCCGCATCCTCCCCGCCCTGCTCTGCAGCGCCGCCCTGCTCGCGTCCCTCTCCGCCTGCGCCCCCGGCGACGCGAAGCCCACCCACAGCGCCTCGCCGCGGCCCACCGCATCCACCGAGGCCGGGCCCGCGCTGCCGCCCGGTCTCTCCCCGTCGGAGCTGCGCGCCCTCCCCACCGCCTCCTTCGACGCGGTCATCCCCGGTCTCATCGCCGCGCCGGAGAAGGCCGAGATCCGCACCGCGTTCCGGCTGGCCTTCGACACGGCCGCCTACGGCGCCGACTTCCGTACGCCGGTCGCGCTCATCCCGGCCAACAACTTCCTCGGCGAGCCGACCGTGGTGGTCCGTGTGAAGACGCGCGGCGACTGGTCCCTCATCCTCACCCCGGCACGCAAGCAACTCCCGTCGAAAGCGACCGCCGACGATCCCGCGCCCGCGCAGAGTGCCGCCTGGGTGCCGACCCGGCTGCTGCGCGTGTCCGCCACCCTCACCAAGCGCGTCGTGATCTCGACGGAGGAGCAGACGCTCAGCATCCTGGATGGCGCGGGCCGGACCCTGCAGGAGTTCCCGGTCGGCGTCGGCACCGACTCGACGCCCACTCCCACCGGGACCGGCTACCTGCAGGCCCGCTACCTGGACCCGGCGCAGGGTCAGGAGGAGCACCGCATCCAGCTCACCTCACTGCACGCGACCGCGGCAGACGAGCCCTACGACGGTTCCGACGGCGGGCTCATCGGCATCCACTACCAGTCGACGGCGTCCGGCGCCGTGTCGCACGGCTGCGTGCGACTGTCCGCCGAGGCCATCGCCGCCGTCGACGCCCTCCCCCTCGGGACGCCGGTGCAGATCACCGGCTGA
- the pstS gene encoding phosphate ABC transporter substrate-binding protein PstS, translated as MNLKRIGAPVALLAAAAISLTACAANEGSTPSTTTAKASNLSGTLNGIGSSAQGAAQTVWAAGFQEANPKATINYDPQGSGAGRKSFISGAADFAGSDAALKTEELASTFAGCAANSKGIDLPVYISPIAIAYNVDGVKDLKLDAATIAGIFSGKITTWDDAKIKDQNSGASLPSAPITVVHRSDDSGTTQNFTEYLAANAPDVWTAPASQTFPFQVGDAAKGTSGVADATKNAKNSITYIDESGSAGLSIAQLKVGDNYEKISADGAAAVVAASPIADGREANDLAIQIDRKDTKKGAWPLVLVSYIIACQEYKDAAKADLVKGYVDYIISSDAQKAAAEQAGSAPLASDLADKVSKAVASIK; from the coding sequence GTGAATCTCAAGCGCATCGGCGCTCCCGTGGCACTCCTCGCCGCAGCCGCCATCTCTCTCACCGCCTGCGCGGCGAACGAGGGCAGCACGCCGTCGACCACGACGGCCAAGGCCTCGAACCTGTCCGGCACGCTGAACGGCATCGGCTCGTCCGCCCAGGGCGCGGCGCAGACGGTGTGGGCCGCCGGCTTCCAGGAGGCCAACCCGAAGGCCACCATCAACTACGACCCGCAGGGCTCCGGCGCCGGCCGCAAGAGCTTCATCTCGGGTGCTGCCGACTTCGCCGGCTCCGACGCCGCGCTGAAGACCGAGGAGCTCGCCTCCACGTTCGCCGGCTGCGCCGCGAACAGCAAGGGCATCGACCTCCCCGTCTACATCTCCCCGATCGCCATCGCGTACAACGTCGACGGCGTGAAGGACCTCAAGCTCGACGCTGCGACCATCGCCGGCATCTTCTCGGGCAAGATCACCACGTGGGACGACGCCAAGATCAAGGACCAGAACTCGGGCGCTTCGCTCCCGTCGGCCCCGATCACGGTCGTTCACCGCTCCGACGACTCGGGCACCACCCAGAACTTCACCGAGTACCTCGCCGCGAACGCCCCCGACGTCTGGACGGCCCCGGCCTCCCAGACCTTCCCGTTCCAGGTCGGTGACGCCGCCAAGGGCACCTCGGGTGTCGCGGACGCCACCAAGAACGCGAAGAACTCGATCACGTACATCGACGAGTCGGGCTCGGCGGGCCTCAGCATCGCCCAGCTGAAGGTCGGCGACAACTACGAGAAGATCAGCGCCGACGGTGCTGCCGCCGTGGTCGCCGCCTCCCCCATCGCCGACGGCCGCGAGGCCAACGACCTGGCCATCCAGATCGACCGCAAGGACACCAAGAAGGGCGCCTGGCCGCTCGTCCTGGTCTCCTACATCATCGCGTGCCAGGAGTACAAGGACGCCGCCAAGGCTGACCTGGTGAAGGGCTACGTCGACTACATCATCTCGAGCGACGCCCAGAAGGCCGCTGCGGAGCAGGCCGGCTCGGCCCCGCTCGCGAGCGACCTGGCCGACAAGGTCTCCAAGGCCGTCGCCAGCATCAAGTAA
- the pstC gene encoding phosphate ABC transporter permease subunit PstC, translated as MTAGTVGAIRPKAKVRLGDRVFSTSTIVAGSLILATLAAVAIFLVVQSIPALFAQAGELPNNATNFWSWVWPLVFGTIWAALIALLIATPLSIGIALFISHYAPRRVASVLGYIIDLLAAVPSVVFGLWGIATLSSFVQPFYVWLGDNLGWIPFFAPPVSGTGRTILTAGLVLAVMVIPIMTAICREIFLQTPRLHEEAALALGATRWEMVKMAVLPFARSGIISAIMLGLGRALGETLAIAMVLSPALIVKFAVLQAQSPNTIAANIALQFPEATGLGVNALIASGLVLFVVTLLINMLARYIVSRRKAFSGAN; from the coding sequence ATGACCGCCGGAACCGTAGGAGCCATCAGGCCGAAGGCGAAGGTCCGCCTCGGCGACCGGGTCTTCTCGACCAGCACCATCGTGGCTGGATCGCTGATCCTCGCCACCCTCGCCGCCGTTGCGATCTTCCTGGTCGTGCAGAGCATCCCGGCTCTGTTCGCTCAGGCAGGCGAGCTGCCCAACAACGCGACGAACTTCTGGTCGTGGGTCTGGCCGCTCGTCTTCGGCACCATCTGGGCGGCGCTGATCGCGCTGCTGATCGCGACCCCGCTGTCCATCGGCATCGCGCTGTTCATCTCGCACTACGCACCGCGCCGCGTCGCATCGGTGCTCGGCTACATCATCGATCTGCTCGCCGCCGTCCCCTCCGTCGTCTTCGGCCTGTGGGGCATCGCGACCCTCTCCTCGTTCGTCCAGCCCTTCTACGTCTGGCTCGGCGACAACCTCGGCTGGATCCCCTTCTTCGCGCCGCCGGTCTCCGGCACCGGCCGCACCATCCTCACCGCCGGCCTGGTGCTCGCCGTCATGGTCATCCCGATCATGACCGCCATCTGCCGCGAGATCTTCCTGCAGACCCCGCGCCTCCACGAGGAGGCCGCCCTCGCCCTCGGCGCGACGCGCTGGGAGATGGTCAAGATGGCCGTCCTCCCCTTCGCCCGCAGCGGCATCATCTCCGCCATCATGCTCGGCCTCGGCCGCGCCCTCGGCGAGACGCTGGCCATCGCGATGGTGCTCTCGCCGGCCCTGATCGTGAAGTTCGCGGTGCTGCAGGCGCAGAGCCCGAACACGATCGCGGCGAACATCGCGCTGCAGTTCCCCGAGGCGACCGGCCTCGGCGTGAACGCGCTCATCGCCTCAGGTCTCGTGCTGTTCGTGGTGACCCTGCTCATCAACATGCTCGCCCGCTACATCGTCAGCCGCCGCAAGGCCTTCTCTGGAGCGAACTGA
- the pstA gene encoding phosphate ABC transporter permease PstA — protein MATTTATAPRPLANSYTAGKLPRWAPWTMLVVSWVVFAAIFAMLAASGATKDFNIVGAIFFGTVLFDVAIYTTSLLVEGSRKAVDRLVTSLVATAFIIALLPLISLGWTVVSQGLARFDIAFFSESMRNVIGDGGGALHAIVGTLEITLMAAVISVPIGLLTSIYLVEYGRGMLSRGITFFVDVMTGIPSIVAGLFAYALFALFFGPGIRNGFMGAVALSVLMIPVVVRSSEEILRIVPNELREASLALGVPKWLTVLKVVLPTSLAGLVTGVMLAIARVIGETAPLLIVAGFTTSMNYDLFNDRMMTLPVFVYTQYTQAAGLHAQAQIDRAWTGALALIIIVMLLNLAGRIIAKAFAPKYGR, from the coding sequence ATGGCCACCACCACCGCTACCGCCCCGCGCCCCCTCGCCAACTCCTACACCGCAGGCAAGCTGCCCCGCTGGGCGCCGTGGACGATGCTCGTCGTCTCGTGGGTCGTCTTCGCCGCGATCTTCGCGATGCTCGCCGCGAGCGGCGCGACGAAGGACTTCAACATCGTCGGCGCGATCTTCTTCGGGACCGTGCTGTTCGACGTCGCGATCTACACCACATCCCTGCTGGTCGAGGGCTCCCGCAAGGCCGTGGACCGGTTGGTCACCTCGCTCGTCGCTACCGCGTTCATCATCGCCCTCCTCCCGCTGATCTCCCTCGGCTGGACGGTCGTCTCGCAGGGCCTCGCCCGCTTCGACATCGCCTTCTTCTCGGAGTCGATGCGCAACGTCATCGGCGACGGCGGCGGCGCGCTCCACGCGATCGTCGGAACGCTGGAGATCACCCTCATGGCGGCGGTCATCTCCGTGCCCATCGGCCTGCTGACCTCCATCTACCTGGTGGAGTACGGGCGCGGCATGCTCTCGCGCGGCATCACCTTTTTCGTCGACGTGATGACCGGCATCCCCTCGATCGTCGCGGGCCTGTTCGCCTACGCCCTGTTCGCCCTGTTCTTCGGCCCCGGCATCCGCAACGGCTTCATGGGAGCCGTCGCCCTGTCGGTGCTGATGATCCCGGTCGTCGTGCGGTCCAGCGAGGAGATCCTGCGGATCGTGCCCAACGAGCTGCGTGAGGCATCCCTCGCCCTCGGCGTCCCGAAGTGGCTGACCGTGCTCAAGGTGGTGCTGCCCACCTCGCTCGCCGGCCTCGTCACCGGCGTCATGCTCGCCATCGCCCGTGTCATCGGCGAGACGGCGCCGCTGCTCATCGTCGCCGGCTTCACGACGAGCATGAACTACGACCTCTTCAACGACCGGATGATGACCCTCCCGGTGTTCGTGTACACCCAGTACACGCAGGCCGCCGGCCTCCACGCGCAGGCTCAGATCGACCGCGCCTGGACAGGCGCCCTCGCGCTGATCATCATCGTGATGCTGCTCAACCTGGCCGGCCGCATCATCGCCAAGGCCTTCGCTCCCAAGTACGGCCGCTGA
- the pstB gene encoding phosphate ABC transporter ATP-binding protein PstB, whose amino-acid sequence MSKRIEVNDLNVYYGKFRAVEGVSLTIEPRSVTAFIGPSGCGKSTFLRTLNRMHEVIPGAYVEGEVLIDGNNLYGPGVDPVLVRRQVGMVFQRPNPFPTMSIRDNVLAGVKLNNRRMSKSEADDLVESSLQGANLWNEVKDRLNLPGSGLSGGQQQRLCIARAIAVSPDVLLMDEPCSALDPISTLAIEDLIEELKNDYTIVIVTHNMQQASRVSDRTAFFNIAGTGKPGKLIEYNDTNQIFSNPTVQATEDYVSGRFG is encoded by the coding sequence TTGTCCAAGCGCATCGAAGTCAACGACCTCAACGTCTACTACGGCAAGTTCCGTGCCGTCGAGGGCGTCTCGCTCACCATCGAGCCCCGCTCCGTGACGGCCTTCATCGGCCCGTCGGGATGCGGCAAGTCGACGTTCCTCCGTACCCTCAACCGCATGCACGAGGTCATCCCCGGCGCGTACGTCGAGGGTGAGGTGCTCATCGACGGCAACAACCTGTACGGCCCGGGCGTCGACCCCGTCCTCGTGCGCCGCCAGGTGGGCATGGTGTTCCAGCGTCCGAACCCGTTCCCGACCATGAGCATCCGCGACAACGTGCTCGCCGGCGTGAAGCTCAACAACCGCCGGATGTCGAAGAGCGAGGCCGACGACCTGGTCGAGAGCTCGCTGCAGGGCGCCAACCTGTGGAACGAGGTCAAGGACCGCCTCAACCTCCCCGGCTCCGGACTCTCCGGCGGCCAGCAGCAGCGTCTGTGCATCGCCCGCGCGATCGCCGTCTCCCCCGACGTCCTGCTGATGGACGAGCCGTGCTCGGCCCTCGACCCGATCTCGACGCTCGCGATCGAGGACCTCATCGAGGAGCTGAAGAACGACTACACGATCGTGATCGTGACCCACAACATGCAGCAGGCGTCGCGCGTCTCGGACCGCACCGCGTTCTTCAACATCGCGGGCACCGGCAAGCCGGGCAAGCTCATCGAGTACAACGACACCAACCAGATCTTCTCCAACCCGACCGTGCAGGCCACCGAGGACTACGTCTCCGGCCGCTTCGGTTGA
- a CDS encoding anti-sigma factor domain-containing protein, protein MTREDDRDTGRLGYRLGADDEQEARAFEDVAAELALSAEPVQPRPELKAALFAQLQNTPQLPAQDVAQPTAQPVAAEAEAHDATPTVDAAPASPVAPETPPGRAERAAQRRWFQRPALLLSAAAAAIVLFVGGAFVGSTLSGGNSYQSQQASALAEINAAPDVQRATAQVEGGGTATLVWSGELGRSALVANDLPALPGDKTYELWYLRDGKAIPAGTMSSSDSGSTWRVLTGDMAAGDAVGVTVEPRGGSDKPTSPPIVAIPS, encoded by the coding sequence ATGACCCGCGAGGACGACCGCGACACCGGGCGCCTCGGCTACCGCCTGGGGGCGGACGACGAGCAGGAGGCCCGCGCCTTCGAGGACGTCGCCGCCGAACTGGCGCTCTCGGCCGAGCCCGTCCAGCCCCGCCCCGAGCTCAAGGCGGCGCTGTTCGCGCAGCTGCAGAACACCCCGCAGCTGCCGGCTCAGGATGTCGCCCAGCCGACGGCGCAGCCCGTCGCGGCGGAGGCCGAAGCGCACGATGCCACGCCGACCGTTGACGCAGCCCCGGCATCCCCGGTGGCTCCCGAGACGCCCCCGGGCCGCGCAGAGCGCGCCGCACAGCGCCGCTGGTTCCAGCGCCCCGCGCTCCTCCTCAGCGCCGCGGCCGCCGCGATCGTACTGTTCGTGGGCGGAGCGTTCGTCGGCTCGACCCTCTCCGGCGGCAACTCGTACCAGTCCCAGCAGGCGTCCGCGCTGGCCGAGATCAACGCGGCCCCCGACGTGCAGCGGGCGACCGCGCAGGTCGAGGGCGGGGGAACGGCCACCCTGGTGTGGTCGGGCGAACTGGGGCGTTCCGCGCTCGTCGCCAACGACCTCCCCGCGCTTCCCGGCGACAAGACCTACGAGCTCTGGTACCTCCGCGACGGCAAGGCCATCCCGGCGGGCACGATGAGCTCCTCCGACTCCGGATCGACCTGGCGGGTGCTCACCGGCGACATGGCTGCGGGCGACGCAGTCGGAGTCACCGTGGAGCCGCGCGGGGGATCGGACAAGCCGACGAGCCCGCCGATCGTCGCCATCCCCTCCTGA
- the sigK gene encoding ECF RNA polymerase sigma factor SigK translates to MDDAPAVDLDALLVRTAAGDQEAFSRFYDLTAARVLGLIRRLLIDGAQSEEVAQEVFLEAWQSAPRFDPNKGRAQTWIMTMAHRRAVDRIRASQASRDRDTVVGIRDLPTAYDQVAETVEVRVEHERVEVAMAKLSEPQRRAVTLAYYGGLSQSEVAAELGIPLGTAKTRLRDAMIRLREELGVTT, encoded by the coding sequence GTGGACGACGCCCCTGCGGTCGACCTCGACGCCCTTCTCGTCCGCACCGCCGCCGGCGACCAGGAGGCGTTCTCGCGCTTCTACGACCTGACCGCTGCGCGCGTCCTCGGGCTCATACGCCGCCTCCTCATCGACGGCGCGCAGTCGGAGGAGGTCGCCCAGGAGGTCTTCCTCGAGGCGTGGCAATCCGCTCCGCGGTTCGATCCGAATAAAGGTCGAGCGCAGACGTGGATCATGACCATGGCCCACCGGCGCGCTGTCGACCGGATCCGCGCGTCGCAGGCGTCGCGTGACCGGGACACGGTGGTGGGCATCCGCGACCTCCCGACCGCCTACGACCAGGTGGCCGAGACGGTGGAGGTCCGGGTCGAGCACGAAAGGGTGGAGGTGGCCATGGCGAAACTGAGTGAGCCGCAACGGCGGGCCGTCACCCTCGCCTACTACGGGGGACTCAGCCAGTCCGAGGTCGCAGCCGAACTCGGAATCCCGCTCGGCACAGCGAAGACTCGGCTGCGCGATGCGATGATACGGCTGCGAGAAGAACTGGGGGTGACGACATGA
- a CDS encoding DNA-directed RNA polymerase subunit beta: MSDRFHKPALFTSGMFEAFMGGEDPAQISRVAHETARALLARVRENPDPEVVDRLVAFTDQHGIDALAELWSRSNAKSLPGALWRIYLIRLLIRQDAEGTAYLFQRGTEVLGSIDAVVAGAPNPAGPTEITELADRILRGLFEGDFAVALDRAAAFCRVAAAGAASVADDRDVLDPERASELTTRALRFTRTAEELTACARLWRSGSLD, from the coding sequence ATGTCTGACCGCTTCCACAAGCCTGCGCTGTTCACGAGTGGGATGTTCGAGGCCTTCATGGGCGGGGAGGATCCCGCGCAGATCAGCAGGGTCGCGCACGAGACCGCCCGTGCCCTGCTGGCCCGGGTGCGCGAGAATCCGGACCCGGAGGTGGTGGATCGCCTGGTCGCGTTCACCGACCAGCACGGCATCGACGCGCTCGCCGAACTGTGGTCGCGGTCCAACGCCAAGAGCCTGCCGGGTGCGCTGTGGCGCATCTACCTCATCCGGCTTCTCATTCGCCAGGATGCGGAGGGCACCGCGTACCTGTTCCAGCGCGGCACCGAGGTTCTCGGGTCCATCGACGCGGTCGTGGCGGGAGCTCCCAACCCGGCGGGACCAACGGAGATCACCGAGCTCGCCGACCGCATCCTCCGAGGCCTGTTCGAGGGCGACTTCGCTGTGGCGCTCGACCGGGCGGCCGCGTTCTGCCGGGTCGCAGCAGCCGGGGCCGCCTCCGTCGCCGACGACCGTGACGTGCTCGACCCGGAGCGGGCGAGCGAGTTGACGACGCGGGCTCTGCGCTTCACCCGCACCGCGGAGGAGCTGACCGCGTGCGCCCGGCTGTGGCGGTCGGGATCGCTGGACTGA